From the genome of Brassica oleracea var. oleracea cultivar TO1000 chromosome C4, BOL, whole genome shotgun sequence:
ATGGTGTTCACATTGGAGTTGTACTTAAGGAGACTAGTCCCGAAATGACATAAAATAGAAAGTAATAATAAAAGTGCAGTAGGGTAATGATCGAAATTGTAGTAATCTTAAACACAAAAGCATTAGGTGATAACATAGACGAAGAGTCTTGCAACAGAGTCATTGGCACATCCAAATTAATTCATCTAGTTGGTCAACCTAGCGTAGATCCATGCCATTGTTCCAAGTGCAATGGCTGCGACTGCAATGTTGGTCAATGGGTTGTACGCAGTAGAGGCCACCGTTGGGGAGGCAAGAGTATCTTCTGTGGTAAAAGCTGGGCTGTCCTGAGTGCAACAGCTGTCGGTCTTGGCATCCATTAGAATTTTGAGCTGATGGAGTGTTTGTTCGATATGTTTGGCCTGGATTTCCAAACGTCTTGATGTGTAAATCTTGAAAGAGTCGACATCTTCCTTCAGTTGGGAGTGTTTTGCATCTACCATGTTGATCTCGTCAACAATGGCTTCGTCCACCCACTTGAACAAGTGGTGCTCGGTTTTTCTCTGATAATGAGAACGAGAATTAGACCTATGTTTTTTAAAATCTGAAATGAGGTAACAATAGACACTTTTAATTGAAGAATCATAATTGAATGTACCTTCAGCCCAATCTCGCAGCGATAGAACCTGCGGAAAAGATTCTCTTTTGTTTGCGCGCCGAATGTAGTCAGATTAGCTCCACACCAACAACGTGTGGGTATCCCAGTTGTTTGTCTCCCTGTATGTGACCGTGAGGAGGAAGAGGATGAGCTCATGAAGAATGTAGGAGATTTGCACAGGGTGGGTAGGTAAGAGGAGAAATCAGATTTACTTTAGCTGAGAAGTAGTTTAGCTGAGAAGTATTTAGGGATTCTGTAGTTGAGGATACTTAATTGAATTGAATATTACGATGAGGTCCGTGTTGCAATGTAGGTTGTGGTCGTGGACATGGAAGATGATTTTTTATTTGGGTAGTGGATGTGGACATGAGACAACTTTGATTTATTGTAGGCGTGAAATGGGGTATAAAAATTGTTCACTTTGCACGCTATATATAGTAGAGAATTGATCAATAGCAAATGCAAATGTTTTCCATAATGGAGGCCTGAAAATTAAGTCTAATACATCAACAAGTCTAAGCGCGTTCAAAGTTTTAGAAAGCGTTACATGACCGAGAATAAGATAAGTGAAAAGGCAGGTGTTGTGCCCAAGAGAAAAAGTCCAGAACCCCAATATATTACACACAAAAGGTGGGGTGTTGACAGTTGTTGTAGCTTCTAATCATAGTACGCAGGCAGCACCATGGTCTTGTAGATGTCTATTGCGTACTGCTTGCGCATGTCATCGACAATCTGGTATGTGATGCCAGCCATTCCAGGTGATGTATCACCATGTGAGTGCAACTCTAGGAACTTCATTGTCACAGGTCCGCAATCGCCGGATCGAGTGTTGATGTAGATGTCTGGGATACGGTTGTAGATAAAGGGCTTGAAACCTGTGAATTGGGTAAGCTCACAATTGGCAACTTTCCTCACAAGGTAAGGGAGGCAAGCAAGTACGGGTTTCATCCACTTAGCCATGCGTCTTGCTCCGTTCAAGGTGGGGAGAGGATCAAGTACTTCAACTAAACCCATATCAAGATTGATAGCTAACCCAACCCAGTGAGACTGGTTCCATAGCATAGTGGTGTAGATGGTGTAGATATCCTCCATCCATTTCTTTCCAGGGCACAGAACAATGTCGATCAATTCCTGGGGCCAAACGAAGCTGTCCTTCTTTTTCTTACCACACTTGTTGAAATCGTCCCAAATGTCGTTGATAGCTGAGCAAAAGATAGGTGGGGCGAAAGCTGCATTTTCAGTCTGAAGAATGTCGGAGTGTCTTGCAGAGAGCATGTGGACCAGAATTTGCATTTGCTGAACATGTAACAATGTTTGGAGTTAAAGGAAGATTAAAACAATACAAAACAGGCTTAGATATGCAAAAAAACAGAGAGTGTGACTTACGTAAGTGGTTGTCCATTGTTGAGGGTCAGCGATTTCGAGAAGAGATTTGTTGGAAAACTCGAATTCAGATGGAGTACAATGGAACCTGTGACAGGCAGAAATTGAGTCAATAAGGGATGGAATGGAGAGGCACTGTAAATATTGGCATGAAAGAAGTAAGGAGTTGTTGTTAGAAATATCTTACACATTCATGTTGGCTCGAAGAATTTGTTGGAAAAGGTCCCATTCCTTCTGTGGAAGTGGGGTGATGAGATCCAAAGCAGGAATCATTGGAGATGCGATGAATTCCATAGCGAGAAGGTCCTCGAGTTCTGATGGAACATGTGGCGGGGGGTCTTTAGTTTGTGTGAGATCGACGGTGGGGTCATCTGCAGCCAGTTTCTGTTAAAGTAAAGTGATTAGATGATATAATTATACATGTCTACTATAAGTTACTGAAAGTGTTAGATGAGAAAATCATACCTCCTCAGCAGAAATGGGATACCCGATGCCTGGTGGCGAGATAGACGAAGTTGTGGCTATAAATGCATTGGGTGTCGTTGCGTGGCTAGCGAAACCAAGACCACTTTCATTGCTCTTGACCGGTGATGTGAGTGAAGTGAAAGGAAGTGGTGAGAACCGTAAACGAATGGCTGTCGGAGAGGATGGACCAGTTGTATTGTCGAATATTGGACCTTGGGAAAGAGGTTGGTCAGGGCTTATTGCGTCGTAGATCCTGAGACCATGATTGAGGATGTGACTAATCTCGGGGCTGTTTGGGTGATCAGCTTTATCGTAGATTTTAGATGGTGGGTCCCACCGACTGGGGTATAATGTGCCGAAAGTACGAGTCTTGGTGGGCTTCTGAATAGTTTCGTCACGAACAGGACTCTTCAGGATACCGTTGCCAGGTCCCTTGTGGCTTGTTTTAGTTGACTGAGAATGTAGGTGCACAACTGCTGTGTCCTGATCCATAACATCCACATCCTATAATGCAAGCAAACAATCTCATATCACAAATGGGGGCCAAAGAGAATAGACTGCTGCCGGTGAATATAAGTGAAAAAGTGTATTCGTGAACATCACCTGGTCCGCAATATTCTGCTCATCATTGTTCACCTCGTCTGATTTGTGATCAACCAAATTGTGGACGTCCTCTCGGTCGTTGTCAATAGCATCGACGTCCTACAATGATAATGACTTAGAGTTAGTGAAGGGTCTCCAAAGAGAAAAGCGCTTAGTCACCATATCGAGATGATGGTATGAGAAGAAACGACTCTAACCTCCGTGTCCAGAACGTTGGTTGTTTTAAAAAGAGGCTCCACCTCGTCGTGTGATATGTGTTTCTGTGAGACGGGGACAATGTCTGCTTCGTGGGCCACATCATCCGCGGGTTCCAGCTGGTGGTCTACTGAGCAGTGGAAGTGAGAGTTGTGGATGGTGTCTTTTTTTTTTCCATACCATCGAGAGCCTACCATGAGAACGGTGAAGGGGTTTTAATAAAGTTTTACAAAATAAAAGCAAACGATCGGTTGTAATTCGAACCAAAAATGATTGAACTTCACCTCAGAGGCGTGGACAGTTGTGGTGTGGACGGTTTTGTTGGGAATGTCATCAGGAGTAGTGTTCATGTTTTTAGAAGCCTGGCGGTGGATATGAGCTGCGTACTGACTTATGATAGGTGACTGGGGGTCCTCATGATCATCTCTCTCCATAGCATCCACAACCTACAGGGACCCATAAATTATTTTAGATAAACTATTTTAGAATAATTGGCTATCGTTTGGAGGGTGATTGAACATCACCTGATCAGTTGGAGGATCGCTAGCGAGAGGTTTGACGGGTGCAGTCTCAACACCGCTCTGGTGTGTGTCAGGGAAATCCTATATGTAAAACCGAAAGGGTCAATAATGAACTTTTAGAGAACATTATAAGAGTCATGCTGAACAAAACAAAGATCAAATGTGTGTGAACATTATACCTGATCGATGGGTGCTCCCTGATCTTCATGATGAGATGACCGCTGTTTTTTGCAACGAGATAGCACTGTATGAAATGATGATTGCCTACCATGCGCTTTTCTCTTCTTCTGATTTAGTAAATTTTGCATCTGTTTCATCTGCTTTTGAAGTACCAAGACCATCTCCGTTAGTTGTTCGTTGGTGAAAGTGTTGACGTTTGAGCGTGTAAAGTAAGAACTTATGCGCCTTTGCTTCCTTGAAGACGTTTCCTTCTTGATGGTCGGCTTTGGTTTGAGAGATTGTTTGACACGAGTGAGCTTCTTATTCCCGTGACGGTGACCACGAGCTTTAGGATTTTTAAGTAGAGGCTCTGTTGTTACCCCACCAGGCCACATAGCTTTGTTGAATGTGTACTTCTCAGATATCTAATGTTCCAGGTAAATAAGACGGTCATCCTTGGATTTGTTGGGCCAATCTCCCCAACCAGGCTCCGCTTGGTTTTCGATAGCTATGAACGGTGAGATAGCAAGCTGAAGAACATGATTAAAAATGTGAAAAATGAGTTTTATATAAAAGCCGTGGACGTGGACATTGTTCTTCACATTATCTAGGTTTATTGGACAATTACCAAAAACATTAGAATTTGAGAATCTATACTAGACCGGTACTTACATTAGAAGAGAATTCGACACGCCTAATATCAAGGAAATTGATGGAGCCGTGTTGGGGTAGGTAACCATCTTCAAGGTCCATAAGTGTGCGGTTATCGAAGGGAGCAGGGATGAAATGAAGCAGTTGTGGGATGGCCCGGAAAGCAACCAATTGGAGTGTAAGAGGGAAGCCCTGCAGTCTGAAAGATCGCTGCTTGAGTTTGTGCACGAGCCAAGCGATAGGATCCTTGATCTTCGGTGGAGCAGGCTTGGGTGGTTCATGCAGGATATGGTCTTCAAGAATGATTCTCTACCCCAAGGAAAGGCGAAGAAGGTTTTGAGACTCGTAAGCATTCTCACATATCGAGGAGTGGGGCGTGCGACTTGTTTGTGCGCAATGAGAACGCCGTCGACTATGATAATCAGAGCTATACGAATCTTCTTCCAAAACAACATGTCCTTGTCTTCCTCAAGCATCTGACAGAGTTCAGCTATAGTTATCATGTTCTTCTCCCCGAAAAGTTTCTGCCAAACTACATCTTTCACCGCAACAACAGCCTTGGCGGTGTCGGGATGATATCCTTCTGTAAAGGGGGAACAATTCAGACCTGTTACAGCTCCAAACTCTTGGAGACCGTAACGGAAAGGGTTTCCACCAAAAACAGAGAAAAGCGTATGGTCGCCTCCGCATATAAGTTGGCGTGAGAGGAAGGAGTCAATGAGCTTTGTAGAGATAGGAGCTTGTCGGGAAGGGATGTCGAATAGCTTTCCGAAGCAAGACTGTCGGATGGTTTGGGACTCCTTTGTGTCTCTGAGAACATGACGAAGGAATGGTAGGATCTCCGGTGAAGAATATATGTTAAGTTTGTTGATGGGGAACCTATCAGTCGCAAATAGCCTCAACGGGAGACGAGGATCCGGTAGCATGGTTCCTGAAAAGAGAGAGGATAAACACATTAGTAGTTAGTGATGAGTAATCACCTTCGATTTCGTAGAGGCGAGCAAACCTCTGTAAAAATGGAGAAGAAAATCGGAGGAAAAATAAAAAAAAACAAGAAAATTGTAACTTTGTTCAACAAAAACACCCAGAAATGTGAACCGATAAACACCATAAGAAGAAGGTAACTGGAAATCTGTTGTAATTGAAGAGATGAACCGATAAACCGAAAATCCCCAAAAATGGTTTCACCAAACCCTAGAATTGAAATTGAAGAGATGAACGGGGCTACTCCTGAAATTATGAAAAAGATTAAACCTTTACAAAAGAGGAAACATAAGTGGGGGAATACTAACAGGAGGACGACGGCGGTGGGTCTGAGTCCTGAGAAGCGGCGTTCTTCTTCTTCTCCTTCGCCTGAGAAAATGAGGGTTTTTTTTTCGCCATTAGACTTCGTCGACTCCGTGATAGATCTGGTTGGCTTCCGGCGATGAATCTTCGTAATCAACTCGATTTCGAGAATGGTGGAGCTAAGGTGTTTTTGGAAGATTTGAATGGTGGAGCTAAGGGGTTTTCGAGAATGGTGGAGCTAAGTCTCTCTTGTTTCAAATCTGTCTTGATTTGTCCGACACAGAATCAGAAAAAAAAATTAAAAATGTTGAACCATGGTTACTTTACCAGTGGTTAGGTAAGTGTGGTGAGGTCTAAAACGAGGGCAAGAATGACTTTAGACAAAGGTAATGTGTGCCCCATGTGGGTTGTGTCTAATGGAGTAATTCATAAGACATAATGTGTCTTAGAGTGTAAAAAAATCTAAAATTTTACTCTAATGAGTGCATCATAACCGGTATATCTACAAGACTACAACTAGACATGTGCGAAGTTTGGTATAAGCAGGACTCCTACATACATATAGAAAATAAAATTGACATATTTGATATAAATAGATGACTAACGAGAGAAGATAACCTAAAAATATGCAAACAATGTCAGTAAAGAACGAATCCATTTTTGACCAATGGAGCCTCAAGCAGTCGAGTGAGCAAGAAGCGTTTTTGGTGTTCTGAAGATACATGATTGAAGGCTGGGATTGGAGGATGAGTTATGACTAGCATGGGGACCACCACATGGAATCCTGTGAATTGTAATTGTCCGACGTAGAACTCTGGGTCCCATTTGATTACCGTAATCATCGGAGCATGTAAACCGGCGAATCTGTTAAAACTGAAAAATAATTATAAGCTCACATCACAAGTCACACCTGAACTAAACATAATATATTGTTCAATAGTTTAATGTTTCTTGATATACTCGAGCCGCACGCGCCAAACAATATACAGTATATGTCCCGTGATCGTGGTCGTGGCACTTCTGTTGTTGGGTTATAATTATTGTTTTGAATTTGTAAGGTTCTTTTAATGGTTGCTGAACATGCTGTGGAGCCTCACTGTGAATTCAGTAACAGTAAGAGGACTATAGTAAGGAAAATCACATGACTCTCAGGCGTTAGAGCATTTGCAATGAGAGGCGTTAGAGCATTTGCAATGGTTTGTCTCTCAACAATGAATCTCTCCTAATATAATATTATTATAGTTAACTATGAAAATTAAATGTTTAAACATAAATATATTAGACTATGGAGACAAGGCCTAGGTAGGTAGTGAAGTCTCTTGCTGGGTCAGTTCAACTAAAGGGGCGTAGCAGAATGACTCCTCCGTGAAGTTCATGAGACCGCGGCGGAGTAGAGCAACCGTGACACTCTTTTTCCTTAGCCGAATACTCTCGACAACCCTCCGCACTTTAGCCTAAAAATCTGATTGCTCATCCCCCCGGTCATTACCGGGTACTTTTCCACAGTCCAACTGAGCAAATTAGGAGCGCGATGCTTCTGATCTGTCGATTCCGAGGTCAGGGATGAAGATGTTAAATTTCTCTCTGATGGCAGTGTTGAGAGATACAAAGTTCGTTTGGTTCAGCTGACTTGAACTGATAGATCCCTATTGTATTGGAGACAAGGCTTGCAGACCTTTTAGTCGACTAACTGGATAGTAATAAAACAGTTGTTAGAGCAACCTCTCAGAATAGCTCTCGTGAAAGAGCTACTCTCCTCCTTCCATTTTCTCATTCTCTCTTTACTTTTTTATTTTCTTTGATTATTTTAATGAAAAGAGTTTTATTTAGAGCTTGTCGATTATGATGCCCTAAAAGCATCTCCAATGTAAAACTCAAATTTTTCTTTTAAAATGGGGTAAAAGTGAATATGGTGTAAATATGCTCCAGCCCTATTTCATTTCCTACTCCATAATGGAGTGATGAACAAACAAAAAATAGATTACTCCATTTATGGAGTAAATTCCATTATAGAGTGAGATATGAAGTTGTGTTGGAACATTCCTTACTCCATATTTATTTTTACTCCATTTTAGAAGAAAAAATGGAGTTGGCATGGAGATGCCCTTATGCGTTCATAGAATTAAAACTATATATCTCCTAATGGTCTAAATTATACACTTTTAATACTATACGAATTCGAGCACAACAATGGGAAAAGCAACTATACGAACATTGCTCTTATTTTCTCGACCGAAAAATAATTGGAGGTTTGGATCCGAACTTCATGGTCATTAAGTTTATAAAAGGAAAAAGAAAATATTGCAGTGAAAAAACCCATATGGTTAAATAGGAACGTGTATTACAGACGGTAAGTAGTGAACTTTTGAAGGTCCATCAGCCCATGCCACTCTTCAAGACATCAAACCTCCCATGTGATCATCTCCACAACCCTTAAATCTCACCTCTTATGAATTTATCAAAGCAATAACGTGGAACACTGACATGTAACCGCGTGTACATAGAAGATTTCTTAGGTGAGGTTTACGAATCCAATGCAGTAGTCACCACAGTATGAAGCTGAATGCCATGTGATTATATCCAATCATATCTGACGTTAACATTGCTTCATCAATCAAATTTTATATTACTATCACTCTATCAGAGATCATCTCGTTATTGTTCTACATGTTTTCTATTTGTAAGCTTGTTTCAAATGTTTACTGGCTTAACAGTTCACACCAGACAAAAATGCTGACATGGAAAAATAGAAAGATATAAGTAATAAACAAGTTTAAGAGAAGCTGATTAGAGTAGTGGTTACTAAAACTTCATATATGTAACTACAAAATAAATTGTCAAAAAAGTAGACAAGACATCAATGATTTTGTTTGTTTGACTATGTTATACGTACCACGAGTATGAGAAGAGTGATAAATAGATAGAGAATTCGCTAATTATAATTAATTGCGTTAGTTACACTTAATTTTATATCATATCTAATTACTTCCGTATATCATTATGCGATCACATGTTTGTTATTTCAACTTTACAAATTGAACCCACAACTTCGATTGGATTTGTTTCTTTAATGTCCTCAAAGAAAAAAAAACATCATGTGAAATGTTATCCAAACTACACTTTTCACATTTTGCTTCTTCATTCCACCTCTAATTAACTAATACTATGATAAGAAAAGAGATATTCAGTTCCTTTTTGGGAAAATTGCCAAAAGAGAACAAAAAAACAACATAATTGTATATATGGTATAAATCCAACCTTAAGTTATCCCTATAGTATAATGTTTCCCATAATGCCAAAAGTAACCTTTGATTAATCACATTAAACATAATTAATTGAATTTTTTTTTTAAAAATGGAAAAAGGTTGGTTTAATATAGTTGCCAAAAGGGAAAAAAATTAAAAAAAAAAAAGAAAAAAGGGATCTAAACATTTAACTTCCCCTAACTCCCGTAACCCTAACATCGATCTCTCCGACTCTCTCTTCCACGGCGAGCAAGATGGCGATTTTGTCTTCTCCTTTGTATTTTCTCCGGTAAAATCAACGACGACTGCAGCCACCGGTGGAACCCCTTTCTCTTCTCCTACATACCGAATGTAAACACCAAAGTTCTCCATCCAATTTTAGTCATAAAGTTTGTTCCTTTCTCCTTCTTGTTCTAATACTTTTCTCTGGATCTCTTTCTCTCTAGACAAACGCAAAGGAGATTTCAGTGCTTCTCTCTCCACCTCTCCGTCTCTCCGCTTCTCTCCGTCTCTCCGCTTCTCTCCGTCTCTCCGCTTCTCTCCGCCTCTCTCCGCTTGTCTCCGCCTCTCTCCGCCTCTCGCCGCCTCTCCGCTTCTCTCCGTCTCTCCCCTTCTCTCCGCCTCTCCGCTACTCTCCGCTTCTCTCCGCCTCTCCGCCACTCTTTTTCTCTGAAATCGTGTTGAGCTTCAAAGTTCAGATTCTCAACTTTGGCTTTAGATGTTACACACAATCGAGTAGAAACACACTTTTGAACAAAACCAACAAAATTCTGAAGCTGTCGATCATTTGCAATGATCACAGGTGGACATGTTGATGTATTGATCAACTCAGTAGGTAAATAACTTGCAACTTCCTTAATTTTCAAAAAAAATAGTTTTTTTATCCGTAGAAAGCACCTTCTACACTGTGCAGAACATAACAAAATTCCAGAATGTAATTTCTACACTCTGTAGACATTCGTGTATGATTTAGATTTTGCATTCCTGATAACTTAGAATACTCCATAAAAGTAGAAACATCTTTCTAAATAAAAGTAGCGATCATTACAAATAGTAGAATTCCCAGAATGTAATTTCTACACTCTCTAGACGTTCGTGTATGGTTTAGATTTTTCATTCCTGATAATTTAGAATACTCCATAAAAGTAGAAACATCTTTCTAAATAAAAGTAGCGATCATTACAAATAGTAGAATTCGTATTCTTCATATTTAAAATTATAGTAAAAAGTAGGTTGTACGTTCTAAAAAAAGTAGATGGATATGTTCATTCTAGAATTCATTTTCTACTCACCCGTTTTGTGTAGAAGAGGAATTCTACTTTTAGTAGAACGTAATTTGAAAAAAATATTTATTATGTTTTTCAACCCAAAAAAAATATGTGTTTGTGTAAATGAGTGTTTTATTAATTGTTTATATTTTTAATAATTTTTTTGATTTTTAAAACTATTTATTTCATTAATTTTAACATATAGAAAAGGTAAAAGGGAGAAAAAATGGTAAAAAATGGATTTATACCTTAGGAACAACTATGTTGTTTTTTTTTTTTTCTCTTTTCGCAATTTTCCTTTTCTTTTTTTTATAGTCCTTTTCTTTTTTTTATAGTTTTGTTACAAGGCATTAAGTATGCTCGAGACGTTAACTTATCCATGCATTTTCAACGTGTTCACACACATAACTCTTTCTCAGTACTAGAAAGAATACAAAATAGACATACTAGGAGATATTATACATTGAACTGGAATCCAGCTAGGGGACACTTATCAAGGACATATATAACAAATAAGAGAAGTTACAAATTTTGTATATGCAACGTTACCGCGTGACCGTCCATGTTATATCTGCGAATGAAACATAATTTTTATTCACCTTTCGCTTTTATGAACTTTGATTATCATATATCTGTGAATTGGGTTTGGCTAGTGGATCTGTGGATGCAATGCATGCCAGCTTTGAGTAAATTCATAGGCATGTACGTAGTTAGACGAAAACTTATTATATTGGACACAATGTAATATTAATACTGGTCTATTTACTAAACCTTTAACATTGATATCCGATGGACCTGCAAGATTTTCATCATAAGTAAGTTTCGTTTCTAACTAAGAAATTAGTTTGGAATGTGGCGTGACCTAATTGTTTTCCTTACTTTCTATGATTATGAATCCTAAATGTTTGGTCCAACCTATGTTAGAGCACCTCCATTGATAAAGGATGAGTTGAGTATCAAACAATATTATATAGAAGTATTGGGCTGAATGAATATTATTAGAAGTATATGAGACAATATTTATACTGTATGTACAATGTATTAAGATTGAAAGACCCTTATTATACATTATCTCTACACACCCCCTCAAGATGGAGGGAGCTTGATCACTCCAATCTTGGACATGAGCTCATTGAATCTTGAACGTGCCAATGGTTTGGTAAGAGCGTCGGCGAGTTGATCGCAGGTGGAGACGTGTTGTACGCGAAGAGCACCTGACCGTACGTTGTCACGAACGAAGTGAAAATCTAGCGCGAGGTGTTTCATTTGCGAATGGAAAACAGGGTTGGCGCTTAGGTACATGGCTCCTATGTTGTCACAGTACACTGTGGGCGTCGAGGGCTGTTTGACACCAAGTTCCTTGAGTAAGGAGGAGATCCAGCATAGCTCAACGGATGTATTCGCGACCTAACGGTACTCAGCCTCCGTTGACGATCGCGCCACATCACTCTGTTTCTTAGAAGTCCAGGCAAAAGGAGTCTTACCCAGATAAACAATGTATGCGTTTGTAGACACAAAGTCGTCTGTGTCACCGGCCCAGTCGGCGTCGGAGAATGCGTGAAGGTGTAACGGCGAGCTGGTGCTGATGAAGACTCCGTGAGAGAGGGTGCCAGCAAGATAGCGCATGATACGTTTCGAGGCTTGCCAATGAACGTCCGTAGGACGATGCATAAACTGCGATAACTTATTGACACTATAAGCAATATCCGGACGTGTATAAGCTAGATACTGTAAGCTCCTAATAACCATTCTGTATTCCTTTGGATTGTCAAGAGCAGTACCCGAGAGCAGAGAGAGCTTAGGTGAAGTCGCTTGTGGCGTAGATACTGGTTTCTCATCCAGCATATGCATCTTGGTGAGAAGATCGACAATATACTTCTTTTGCATCAAATGAAGGCCTTTGCTTGTACGTGTGACCTCGATGCCAAGGAAATAGTGCAAGTCGGTAGGTTCTTTGAGAGAGAATCGCGAGGCGAGGACATGAATGCAAGCGGTGACCAAAGATGAACTACTCCCCGTAATGATGATGTCGTCGACATACACCAAGACATAAAGAATATGAACGCCATGAAGGTAGATGAAGACTGATGTATCAGCTGTGGAGTTATGGCATCCCATCTGAGTAAGAAATGTCTTTAGCTCGTCGTACCACGCCCTCAGAGCCTGTTTGAGGCCATATAAGGCTTTATTCAGGCGGCATACATGAGTTGGACGATCTGGATCTACAAAACCCGGCGGTTGCGAAACATACACTTCCTCGTGGAGAGTTGCGTGTAAGAAAGCGTTGTTCACATCAAGCTGTTTAAGTGGCCACGACATTGTTACAGCAAGGTGCAAGACAATGCGGATGGTGACAGACTTGACAACCGGGCTAAACGTTTCTGCGTAGTCCACGCCATACTCTTGATTATATCCACGAGTGACCCACCGTGATTTGTACCTGTCAAGTTTACCATTAGACATATATTTTAGTGAATGAATCCATTTGGAGCCAATAACATTTTGACTTGGTGCTGGAGGAACCAAATCAAATGTCCTATTTGCAATCTGAGCATAAAACTCTACACTCATGGAACGTCTCCAATTCTCATCTCGCATGGCCTGGTGGATAGTGGTTGGGATTTTGATGTCTGAGTTGGTGGTGGTGACAACCATGGTGAGCTTTTTACTGGGTTTAGAGATGTTATTTTTGGTCCGGGTTCGCATAGGGTGAGCATTTTGTGGTTCGGGTTGAGGAGCTGCGGGTTCCAAAACAGGGTTGTTTGGAGGTTGGTGAGCTATCGGGTTGGTCATTTCTGGTTCACTGGTTTGTGTTTGAGGCTGCGTTGTCTGCTCTGCCTGCGATGTCGCCGTTGAAGACTGTCCTAAGCCCGTTGCTGGACTCTGCTCTGCGGTAGTAGAGTGAGGAGTCACAGAAAGTTGAGGAGAAGAATCTGAATCCGGGGGAGATGGAGCAGGCGAGTGTACGAGTGGTGGCGTTCGAACTGGAATAACCGTGGGAGGAGAGAAGACCGGCTGAGTTGCTTCTGTA
Proteins encoded in this window:
- the LOC106339004 gene encoding uncharacterized protein At4g04775-like, with translation MSSSSSSSRSHTGRQTTGIPTRCWCGANLTTFGAQTKENLFRRFYRCEIGLKRKTEHHLFKWVDEAIVDEINMVDAKHSQLKEDVDSFKIYTSRRLEIQAKHIEQTLHQLKILMDAKTDSCCTQDSPAFTTEDTLASPTVASTAYNPLTNIAVAAIALGTMAWIYARLTN